A window of Pirellulales bacterium genomic DNA:
GCGCCGCTGGTGTCGGCCATCGGCGTGTCGTTCATCTTCCAAAACATCGGCCTTTTGTGGAAAGGCCCGGCCGATTTAAGCGTACCCAATCTCATTTCGCAGCGGAATTTACTGGGCGATTCGGCAATCACGTTCACGCCGTCCGATGCCGTACTGTTGGTGGTCGTGGCCGCAATTATGGCAGCCTTGACCGTACTGGTGAAATTCACACGGCTGGGTAAATCTATGCGCGCCGTATCGCAGGACCCGGTTGCCGCGCAGTTGATGGGCATTCACGTGGAGCGGGTGATTGGCGGCACGTTTCTCATCGGCGGCGCTCTGGCCGGCTTTGCTGCGGTCATCTATGCCATGTACATCGGCACCATCGGTTTTCAAATCGGCTACGTCAATGGCTTGTATGCATTCACTGCCGCCGTCTTGGGCGGCATCGGCAACATTCCCGGCGCGGTGCTCGGCGGCTTGGTGCTCGGCATGGTCCGATCGTTGGGCTCAGCGTATGTTGAAGAACGGTGGACTGCGGCCATCATCTTCGGCATCTTAATCGTGATTTTAATTTTCCGTCCTTCCGGATTGCTCGGCGAGCGAACTCGCGAGAAAGTCTAACCTCCACCAAAACATTGCAGCCTCGGCCAGAAAAATGGCTCTAACCCAAAAACAACCGGCGCGCTCATTCTGGCGATGGAATCTGTTCCCGCTGGCCCTGTTGGCGCTCTTTCCGGTTGCCTGTTCGCTGGCTCGTTCGATTTTCCCCAATTGGCTGGGCCCGACTTTCGGCAACTCACTGGGCGATCAACTTTCCACCCTGTTCATCTTTGCCATTCTGGCCCTGGGCTTGAACGTGGCCGTCGGTTACACAGGCTTGCTGCAATTGGGTATCGCCGCGTTCTTCGGCATTGGCGTGTACATCACGGGCATTTTGCGCGTACCTTCTTATCCGTTTCAGGTGCCGTTTACCTTGGCGCTAGTGCTGTCGGCCGTGGGAGCCGGATTATGCGGTTTAATTTTGGGCGCGCCCACCTTGCGGCTACGGGGCGATTATCTGGCCCTGGTCACGCTCGGCTTCGGCGAAGTCGTAAAAGTCACGCTTCGCAACTTGGAAGAAATCACCGCCGGCACCAAGGGGCTGAATCCCATTCCGCCGCCGCACATGCCGCAATGGCTGGCTACAGGCGTGGGCTGGCTGGGCATCGAAAACAGTTGGGAAACCGACTATCGCCTGTTCTACTTTTTAACCCTGGCCATCCTGGCGCTGATGATTGTCCTGCTGACGAACCTGGAACACTCACGATTAGGGCGCTCCTGGATTGCCATCCGCGAAGACGAGCTCGCCGCCGCCTGCATGGGCATCAATGCTCCCCGCGCCAAACTTGCCTCCTTCGCCGTCAGCGCAAGCCTGGCCGGCTTAGCGGGCTGCCTGTACGCCACCAAGCTCACCACGACGGCCGATCCTAACTCGTACGATTTCAATCGATCCATCATCATGCTTTGCTGTGTAATTCTTGGCGGCCTTGGAAGCGTGCGCGGCGTATTGTTGGGAGTATTTTTGCTGCTGGGGTTTGACAACATCCTTTCGCCCCAAATTAACTCCTGCTTGCAGTCGTGGATGCAGGGGACGAGTGGCGGGAAATTATCGCCCCTGGCAGAACGATTGTTGTCGTTCAGCAATTGGCGGTTGATGATTTTCGGATTTGCCCTGGTCGCGATGATGCGATTCCGGCCCGAAGGCTTGTGGCCTTCGGTCCGCGTTCAGCGGGAACTGCACAACCAATGACACGGGCTCATTGATCGGCCAATGAACATTAAATGACCAATTCCCAACCGCTGCTCAACATCCGCAATTTGACCATGCGTTTTGGTGGTCTCACGGCCGTCAGCAAGGTTGATTTGCAGATCGAGCCGGGGAAAGTTTTCTCTGTCATCGGTCCCAACGGAGCCGGAAAAACCACCGTCTTCAACGCCATCACCGGCATTTATCAACCAACTGCCGGAACTATTCTGTTCGACGGTCGCCGCCTGCAACGCCCGGTGAATTGGCGTTTATTCGTTGCCTGTGCCCTGGTGGGCATGATCACGGCTTTGGCCGCCGTCGCCGTGAGTGCGAACATCGATGACCTGTGGCACGCCACGATCAAACGCAATTACGATTTTGCCTCGAAACAATTTCATGTTACCAAAGCCTGGAGCGATCTGTGGAGCTACTTAGATGGCGCACTGGCTGTCGAGCCGCAGCCACGCGGCCGCTGGGCCGTGGTCACGACCAATGGCGAACCATTGTTGGGCGCCACCGCCAATCAATCCGGTCGCGCCGCCGCGGAACAACAATGCCAACAACTTCAACAGTTGGTCGCCTGTGGCAAGCCGATTGAGCCTGCGATGCACGGCGATCGCTGGGCCATTATGTCCGCAGCCGGCGATCAGGTTCTAGCAGATTATGCTTCGCCCACCACCGCTTCTCGCATCGCCGCTGCCATCTACGCTGTCCGCGACGAACAGGCCGATCGGCACCGCACCGAATGGGTTACATTCATTGTCGGCCTGTTTTTGGGGATCGCGGGCACGTGTGTCGTCTGGAGCCGGGCTCGTCGCACGCCCGATGTCATCGCTCTGGCCGGCATCGCCCGCACGTTTCAAAACATCCGTTTATTCTCCAATATGACCGTGCTGGAAAACGTTATGATCGGGCTTGATCGCAGCCAATCACGGAACCCTTTTCGAATGATGCTCCGTACGCCCGGCATTCGCCGCGAAGAAGCAGCCCTGCGTCAAACAGCCCGCGGCGCCTTAAAGTTTGTCGAACTCGACGCTAAATCGAACACGCTGGCCAATTCGCTGGCCTACGGCGATCAGCGGCGGCTCGAAATCGCGCGCGCTTTGGCAACCCAGCCGAAACTGCTGCTGCTGGACGAGCCGGCGGCAGGGATGAACCCGGCCGAAACGAGCGAGCTGATGCAACTCATCCGCCGTATCCGCGCCGCCGGCATTACCGTCCTGTTGATCGAACATCACATGAATGTGGTGATGGGGATTTCAGACCGCATCGCCGTCTTGAACTACGGCCAAAAAATCGCCGAAGGCCCCCCTGAAGTTGTCCGCAATAATCCCCAAGTCGTCGAGGCCTACCTCGGCAAGGAACACGAATAAATTTGTACTCATCCGCCGCCGCCGGCGACTCAGCAAAAATCGATTCACTCGCCACATGACCGCACTCCTCTCCATCAATAACGCCGATGCCGGTTACGGATCGATCGAGGTCCTCAAAAATGTTTCGCTCGAAGTGCGCGCCGGAGAAATTGTTACTATCATCGGCGCTAATGGAGCCGGCAAAACAACCACGCTAATGTGCATTTCTGGCGTCAACCGCTTGCGGTCTGGCAATGTTGTATTTCAAGGGCGGGAAATCCATCACTTGCCGCCGCATGAAATCGTGCGTTTAGGTTTATGCCAATCGCCCGAGGGACGAAAAATCTTTCCACGATTAACGGTGTTGGAAAATTTAGAACTGGGGGCCATCGCTCGGCACGATCATGCCGACATCCGCCGAGATTTGGATCGAGTTTATGGACTGTTCCCCATCCTACGGGAACGCGCCAAGCAGGCCGGCGGCACACTTTCCGGCGGCGAGCAGCAAATGCTGGCCGTCGCCCGGGCGCTCATGGGCCGCCCTAAATTGCTGCTCCTGGACGAACCCTCGCTGGGTTTGGCTCCCCTGATCGTGGCGAAAATTTTTGAAGTCATCCGCCAACTCAATCAGGAAGGAATCGCCGTGCTGCTTGTAGAGCAAAATGCCCGAATGGCATTAAAATTGGCCCATCGCGGCTACGTACTGGAGACGGGCCGCATCACCACCAGCGCCCCGGCGGCAGAATTGCTCAACGATCAACGAGTGAAAGACGCATACCTGGGCGAATGAATTGCCAACAGTGGGTCCGGTTGTCTACGGTTGTTTGGTCGTGTCAGATTTCTATTTCCGGCACAGCAATATTCTGCCTTCTGCTTTCCGCCTTTTGCCTTCTACCTTCCCTTAATGCTTCATCCACGGATGGTTATACAGTAAGTACATCAGGCCAAAAACAACTACCGGTACTAATGCAAAGAAAATTATCATCCGCGCGGTTCGCCATTTGGTTTTCCAGACCACTGGCGGCCGCAAGCGTTCGTGCCGGCCGGTTAGGGGCACGTTGTCCGGCGCGTCTAAATCGGCTTTCATTTCCGCCGCCGAAGCGTAACGCTTGTCCGGATCTTGCTCCATCGCGTGCAGAATGATTTCTTCCAAGTGCGGCGAAAGCTCCTTGTTCCGTTTGCGCGGAGCGATTGGGTCGCCCCCCAGCCGCGCGTTCATAATCAAGTATGGGTTCGCGCCGTCAAACGGCGGGCTGCCGGTCACCATTTCGTACAACATCGCGCCTAAAGCGTAAATGTCGGTGCGGGCGTCGCCGCGCTTCCCTTTGACCTGCTCCGGCGCCATGTAATCGGGCGTGCCCATCGATGGGGAAAATCCAGCGAACGTCAATCGCCGCAACCCTTCGGCCTTGGCGATGCCAAAATCCATAATCCGCAGGCCGCCTCCCTTCAGCAGCATAATATTTTCCGGCTTCAAGTCCCGGTGTACGATGCCTTTGTCGTGCATGTAAGCCAGCGCGTCGCAAATTTGGCTGGTAATTTTTAAGGCATCGGCCACAGGCATCACGCCGTAACTGCGCATGACTTGCCGCAGTGTTTTTCCTTCCAGCAATTCCATGGCGATGTACGGCCGGCTTTTTTTCCCGTCCACGGGAATCATGCGCAAGATATTCGGGTGCTGCAGCATCTTGCCGATTTCTTCTTCTCGCTGGAACCGTGAGAAGAAGGCCGGATCGCTTTCGAACTGCATGAACGGCACTTTCACGGCCACAATTTCGCCAGTTTGGCGGTCGAGCGCTTTGAAAATCGAAGCCATGCCGCTGCGGCTGATCACGCTTTGCAGCTCGAAGCGGTCGTCCAGCACTTGGCCGAGTTCGGTTTCTGTCATGGCTGGAGGAGGCTCATCATAAACCGGCAATCCGCGGTAGTAACGCACCTGAGTTACACTGTCGATCACCGCCACTTGCACTGATAAATTGTCGCTGGTTTTGCGCCGCTCGGCCAGCTCGATCAATTGCTTGCACGCTTCTTCCGGCGTGGCGTGCGTGACAATTTCCAAAATTTCATCGTCGGTGATGCAGGCGTACAATCCATCGGAGCATTGCACCAAATAATCGCCGCGGTTCACCGTGCGGGTGTAAAAATCAACTTGAACTGTCGGCTCCTTGCCGATGCTGCGGGTCAGCACGCAGCGCATTTCGCTCGTGGCCGCCTCCAACGGCGAGAGTAATCCCATTTTGACTTGCGAGGCCGCATAATTGTGGTCGGCGGTCACCTGCTCGATGCGACCATTTTGAATCAGGTATACACGGCAATCGCCAACGTGACCTATCGTCAGTTCGTCATGACGAAATATCGAAACGGTCAGCGTCGTGGCCATGCGACCCACGCCGCGGTTCGTCATGCCCCGGTCGTACACCGCCACATTGGCGGCCGTGATCATTTTCCACAGAACTTGCCTGGCAGGAGTCTCCGGCTTGACTTCCAAAAACCGTCGCAACGCCACTTCCACGGCCAATTGGCTGGCCTGCTCCCCATCGCCGTGGCCACCGACGCCATCGGCCAGGGCCAACACCGTTCCCCGAGTTATACGGTCTTCTTCATTTTCGGGCTCCCAATGCCCCACCCAGTCTTCGTTGTTTGGGCGTGGGCCCATCGACGACTGTTGGGCGAACGTCAACTTCATCTGCTAAATGACTCCGCTGTAAACGGCTGATCGGTGGACTGGATTAGAACCACCGCCTATTTTTTCGCTGTTGTTTGCCCGGCCCACTATATCAAAAGTTATTCACAATACAGGACGGGTAAAAAAGACGCCTGCAGGACGACCTGTTCGGCGCAAACGCCCCACTTCATGGCAATACTTGCCTGATTCGTTAGCATATTTTTTATGCACGAGCTGTCCGACGCACGCCAGATAATATCGTCTAAAACATTATGAATCAAACACTTATAAAAACAACGAAGGCGATAAAGATTTTCTAAACTCTGCTGGTACGTTACTTGCAAAATAAACGCCGCATTAAGAAACAGGGCACAGGCGGAGGCGGATTGTCCATGGCCAGCGCGACTACGCGCGAGAAGGGACTTCTCCAAGAGATCAACGCGTGCATATCGGACGGGAAAAATTCGTACGGCCCCCCGGGCTGACAGATTGTTCCCGCTGGTGTTTCGTTCTCTTTCCTTCTCGATGCCCAAACCGCGCTCGGTCTGTGAGGCGGTCGGACGATGTGTTTGCTAACGTGTTTTTAGGCGAGGTGTTGTTTCGTAGCCGCAGTCCCTGTTTCGACTCCTTCCAGGCGTTTGTTCCCATCCTTCTGGCAAATTGAACGAGGTGTTGCATGTCTGCTGATCCTTCCTCTGGCCCGGTAATGAAAAAGACGCTCGGTCTCACCGGGCTAACGATGAACGCCATGGCGCTCATCGCCCCAGGCGCGTTTTTGTGGTTGACGTTGGTAGAACAGTCCCAATATGGGGCTCCCACGGCCGGGTGCGCAATTTGGTTTGGCATTTTCGCAGCCGTTTTGCTGTGTTATGCCACTGCCATTTCTTATGCCGAATTGTCCAAGCTTTATCCCGGAGCGGGTTCATCATATTTTTTTGCCGAACAAGCATTTCTCTCGAAAACCCATGCCTATAAATTCGCACGACTTGCCAAATTCGTCATCGGCTGGGCAAGCCACTTATATTACTGGGTTTATCCAGGGCTGATGGTAGGGGTTACCGGTATTTTCATCGGTTACATCGCGGGTACGCTGATGCCCGACACGTTCAGCAATGCCGTCGGCAGCCCAACATTGATGATTGGTTTCTGCGTCTTTTTCTCAGCCTTTGTTTCCTACATTGCCTATCGCGGAGTCGTTGGTTCCACGGGAGTCAATATCGCAGTCAACGTCATTCAAATCACGGCGCTGTTGATTTTCTCAGTCATTGCCATTGGTTACCGATTGAATCATGGGGAAGGCTCCGTCGGTTGGACTTTAGATCCCGATGGTTACCCCATCAATTACAACATTGCCAATGATAAAGATGGCAAACCGATTAAGGATGATAAAACCGGGCACTATCAACCGGATGTGGTCAAGGACGACAAGGGCAACCCGGTCATGGACAAAGACGGCAAACCGCAGATTTCGTACTTGACTCTCAACTACGCAGGACAAGGTTTCCAACAGTTACCATCGGACCCGAACGATCCCAAAAGTGAAAAGCAAGATACGTTCCAATTTCACGAATCTGCCGTGTCGGTAATCGCGCCTCATCTAAGCGGCGAGCATGGCAATCCTACATTTTTGGTCGTACAAGCCTGCATCGCAATTCTCATCCTAGTGGGCTTTGAATCGGTCACTTCGTTGGGCGAAGAAGCCAAGGATGCCAAGCGCGATATTCCCCGCGCGGTGTTGTTGGCGTTGTTCGTTCAAGGCGTAATTTGTTACTTATTCGAATACTTTGCCGCGGGCTACTTCCTCAATCCGGCTTACCCGATTACAACTGCCGCAGGTTCAAGCGCCCCCTTAGCAGATATGATGTTGTTGGCCGGAACTTGGTTCTTTGGCAGCGCCAGTGCTGCAAAAACCTTCATGTTGGTCGAAGCGGTCACCGTGTTCCTGGCTTTGATTGGCACAACTCTGTCGTGCATGAATACCGGCGCGCGAGTGACTTATGCCATGGGTCGCGATGACGAAGTTCCTTCCCATTTCGGCATGTTGCACGGGAAAAATCTGACGCCACATCGGGCCATCTGGACGCTCTGTTTTGTTTCAATGTTCTTTGGGATTATTACCGTTCTGTGGTATTTATGCGGACCTGGGGCCACCGCAGGGCTCGATACCGCTCTGTCGGACACCCAGAAGGCCAGCATCTGGTATCCAGCCTTTTTGGTGCATTCGTTCGCAGCAGCGCAGAATATTCCGAACAGCTTCCTGATCGTCACTTTGGTAAGCAACTTCGGAACATTCATGCTCTATGGCCTCACCTGCTTTATCGCCATTGTGGCCTTTAGAGAGCATCACACTTTCAGCGGAATTAAACACATGTTTATTCCGCTGTTTGGCATATTCGCTAATTTGGCGTGCATGGTGTGTTACCTCGTAGGGCCATTCTTTATCGCGGGAATGAGCAAGCTGGAGCCTTTTATCGCCTTGGGGGTCGCTGGAGTCTGGGGCGTTTATGGCGTCTTCTACTTCGTCACTTCCGGCAAGAAGAAAGGCAAAACATCGTTTGTCAGTTCCGCCGATGCAGCTTCTCGCAAGGTTTCCCCTGCCTAACTGATTGTCTGATGTTACGTTTCGGTGGTTTAACCTAAACTTGAGGTGCCACGGGTAGCAATTGCCCGTGGCACCTTTTATGTTTTTATAGAGGCAGTTTCCACCGTACACGTTCTTCCCGGTGGAAGATGCTTAGTTCCCCAAGCGACCGTGCCAAAGGCGAACCTGCCGTGGTGGAAGTACAATTGCAAAGAGGAACAAATTATCTCGCGGAAGTGCTGTTTCAAACCGATTGAGGGAGCTTGCATGTTTCAAAGGCGGACCGTTCCTTTATGCGCCGGGTTGTGTCTAGCTTGGGCGCTCATCAATTCACCTGCTGCGCTTGCGCAAGATTCCAAATCGCCCATGCCCAGCGCCGCCGCTTCATCGTTTTCGCCGTTCGTCGTTTGGGCGCTCATGGCAGGTTGCCTGACATTGCTCGTGCCCGGGGGCCTCGCGCTGGTTGCCGGCGGCTTGGGACGACCGAAGAATTCCGCGCATCTGTTCGCCGTGAATTTGATGATTGTGCCGTTGGCCGGCTGTGCGATTTTTTTGTATGGCTTTGCCCTGGGATGGGGAAACCTAGCGGGCGGACTCGCTCCGCCCGGCTGGTCTGCGGGGTTGGACAGCGACATGAATCTGCTCAACCACGGCGTAGGCATCGGTTCCGATCCTAACGCCCCCGACATATCAACCAACGGCCTACTAGGCACGAAAGGTTTTGGACTCGCCGGATTGAACTCGCCCGCCGTATTAGCATTTTTCTTTTTGATGGCCGCACTTCTGATTGTCGCCGCCGCGATTCCCACCGGCGCCATGGCCGAACGCTGGGCTTGGCGAAATTTCGTTTTGTATAGTTTTTGGGTGATCGTGCCGCTGGCGCTATTTGCCAACTGGATGTGGGGTGGCGGCTGGCTGGCCCAAATGGGAAAAAATTGGAATTTGGGGCACGGCGCCGTCGATTTCGCCGGTTCTGGAGTGATTCACGCCATGGGAGCTGTCATCGGCTTGGCTGGCACCATTTGCATGGGTCCGCGGCTGGGAAAATTTGTGAATCGCCGGCCACGCGCCATGCCCGGGCACAGCATTCCTTTCGTCATTATCGGCACGCTCATTTTGCTGTTCGCCTGGTTTGGAATGACAGCGGGCGCCACGCTGGCGGGAACCGATTTGTCGCTCAGCTCGGTCTTCGTGAACACTGCGCTGGGTGGTTTTGGCGGCGCGGTAGGCGCCATGTTTTATCTGATGTTTACTGTGAAAAAGCCCGATCCTACGCTCATGTGCAACGGCTTGGTCTCCGGATTGGTGGCGATCAGTGCAGCCTGTGCCTTTGTCGAACCGTGGGCGGCGCTGGCCATTGGCGCTATCGGCGGTGTGTTGGTCATTATTAGCGTGCTGTTTTGGGATAAGGTCGGCATCGACGATCCCGTCGGTGCAATCTCCATGCATGGCGTGGCCGGCCTGTGGGGCGTCATTGCCGTCGGTTTGTTTGCCACTGGAAAATTCGGCGCCGGCTGGAACGGCGTGGCCCGCGATGATTACGCCAAGCTACCCGGCGGCGTCGATGGTGTCCGCGGGCTGTTTTACGGCGACGGAGGCCAACTTGTGGCGCAGCTTTTAGAAGCCGGCGTGCTGCTTGTCTTTGGCTTCATCGCCGCGTATGGATTATTTAAACTCAGCGCGCTGGTCACGCCGCTGCGTGTCAGCCGCGATGCGGAACTCCAGGGACTCGACGGCAGCGAAATGGGCACCCTAGCATACCCCGATTTCGCGCTCAAAAGCGGAATTTTAGATGCCTGATGTCCACAACCAACCCTGACTCACCGGCCTCCTCCCACACTGCGGCTCTGCAGAAAGCCCCGTTTTCTTGGAAGCGTTATGCGGCCACGGCGGCGGTCATTGCCAGTTGCGGCCTGCTGGGCTGGCTCAGTTACAACGTCGGATTGACGACAACCAACATCGCCATGATTTTCCTGGCGGCGGTGGCGGTCGTAGCGGCACGCTTTGGACGCGGGCCCGCCATTGCCGCGGCGGTTCTCGGAGTATTGGTTTTCGATTATTTCTTCGTCGTGCCGCTTTTTACTTTTGCCCGCAGCGACACACAGTACATCGTCACGTTGGGAGTGATGTTGGGCATCGGCATTTTGATTAGCGAGCTTACGGCCCGGCTGCAAGCGCAATTGCGGACCTCGCAACAGCACGAACGCCAAATGGAGGAACTGTTTCTTGCTTCTCAGCAACAGGAGCGCCGCACCGCGCAACTCTATCGTATGACACGCCAATTAAGCGAGCTGGCCGGGACGGAGTACTTAATTCCCCGGGCTGGCCGCCAATTGATCGAGGCATTTGCTGGCGAAGTCGTGTTATCTTTGTCCAAGGCTGACGGCGAATTACAAATTCAATTTGGCGCCGAAACCGCTCTGGCCGGCAATGCGGCTGACATCTCCGCCGCGCAATGGGTGGCGGAAAACCGCTGCACCGCAGGGCTGGGGACCGATCTGCTTCCCAACGCCATGGCCATTTGGATACCCTTAATCGGTTCCCAGCGCCTGATGGGTGTGATGGGAGTTCGGCCCGGCGACGTTCGTCGGTTGTTCGATGTTGAAGAGCGCCGCATGTTGGAAACCTGCGCCAGCCTGATCGCCTTGGCCATTGAGCGCGATCAATCTCGCCTGGAAGTTCAACAGGCTCAATTGCGTGTCCAGGCGGAGGAGTTTCGCAATGCGCTGCTCAGTTCGGTCTCGCACGATTTGCGCACGCCGTTGGCGATGATTGCCGTCACCGCCGCCAGCTTGCTGGACAATTCGACCGACCCTAATTCCGCTGGCAGCCGCGAAATGCTGCAAACCATGGTCGATGAATCGCATCGCTTGTCGCGACAGGTCGATAATCTGTTGGAAATGGCCCGCCTGAATTCAGGTACACTCGTGCTCAATTGCGAGTGGCAAGTGCTGGAAGAACTGGTGGGGGTGGTCCTGGCCCGCATGCGCGGAGAACTTCAGAAGCATACCGTACAGGTGAATATTGCCCGTGATTTCCCCCTGCTTTGGGTCGCTGCCGAACTCATCGAGCAAGTTCTCGTCAATTTGCTGGAAAATGCTGCACGCTACACGCCGCCAGGCACACGCATCGAAATCACTGCCCATCGCCAAGGCGATGTCGCCGAAATCTGCGTGGCAGACAACGGGCCAGGCCTGTCACCCGGTAGTGAAACCAAAATATTCAATAAATTTTATCGCGGCTCGCGAATTGTGGCTGACGGCCAGCGCGGCATCGGCTTAGGCTTACCCATCTGCCAAGGTATCGTGCATGCCCACTCGGGGAAAATCCGCACCGCCAATCGGACGGCCGGCGGCGCCGAATTTATTATTACGCTGCCCTGCCCACCGCGGAGCCCGCAAGCTAATCTAATGGTAGAGGAATCACTCGCCTGAACGCGCTCAAATCAAACTTTTCAACACTCGCGAATTCCATGTCCGCCAGCATTTCCTCGCCGCCGCTGGTCCTGTTGGTGGAAGACGAAGCGCCCATGCGGAAATTTCTACGGGCGTTTCTGTCCGGCGCCGGTTATCGCATTGAGGAAGCCAGTGCGGGCGAGCAAGCGCTGTCAGTGGCTGCGCAAAATCCGCCCGACGTCGTGATATTGGATCTCGGTCTCCCAGACATGGATGGCCAGGAAGTGCTTCGCAAACTGCGCGATTGGCTCAAATCCCCGATTATCGTCCTGTCGGTCCGCAATCAGGATGCGCAAAAAATCATGGCATTGGACCACGGCGCTGACGATTACCTGCAAAAGCCGTTCAGTACCGGCGAATTGCTCGCCCGCATTCGCGTGGCCTTGCGTCATAACGCCTACGTACAAAACGGCAACGAGACGCCAATCTTCGAATCGGGTGATTTGAAGGTTGATCTGTCCGCCCGCCGCGTTGTTCTCAGCGGCGCTGAAGTGCATCTCACGCGCATGGAATACAATCTGCTCACCACGCTGGTGCGTCACGCCGGAAAAGTGCTGACGCATCAATTTCTGCTGGCGGAAGTCTGGGGGCCATCGCAGGCTGAAAACACGCAACATTTGCGCGTGTTCATGGCCAGTTTGCGTCGCAAGATCGAAGCCGATCCTGCCCAACCGCATTACTTGCTTACGGAGCAAGGCGTCGGATACCGGCTGGCGAGCGAATGAGTCAGGCCGATTGGCCGCCAGCGAAGGAACTTGAGATAGACGATCCTAAATCGTTGCGGTGAAATATCTAAGTTATCTTTGCCCAGCTACCAGAGCGTTGAATGGCTCGCGACCGTCATCTTCGACATCCTCCTGTTGCCGTGGCGCCAACGTCACGGTTGCCAGTTTCTTCGCACAGCGTAATTATCGGCGTTGGTATAGTCATCGTGTGTTATGCAGTGTCGGTTTTGGTCGGCTGGCCGCAGCACGCCACGACCTTAATCGTCAACGAAATGCACGCCGCTGCGGCATCAGCAGCGCAGCCCGATGCTAAAATCAATGTCGCGGGAACCAAGGCTGCGGCCCACGATCAACAAGCGGAACTCACACCGCCACCGCTTTACACGGTCCTCCCCTTCGTGCTCATGTTGGCGGCCATTGCCATCCTCCCGCTTTTGCGCGGAGCCAAACATTGGTGGGAAAGCAATCTCCACCGCTTTTACGTGGCCGGCGGTTTGGCCGCCCTTACCGTGTTGTATTACGCGCTGGCACATCAATATCCCATCATCGGCCACTTTCCCGCTCAGCACGTGGCGCCTTTTGTCCCCGACGAATCATTCCACATAGGCACCGTCAGCAATCTGCTAGCCAATGCGATATTGAACGAATACGTCCCGTTCATGGTCCTGTTGACAAGTCTGTACACTATCAGCGGCGGCATTCGCATCGAGGGCGATCTGCCAGCTCACCCATTCACCAATACGGTCTTTTTGGCGATCGGGGCACTGTTGGCCAGTTTCATCGGCACCACGGGCGCGGCAATGGTCCTTATCCGCCCGTTACTGGAAACAAATCGAGAGCGCAAGCATGTCACGCACACCGTGGTGCTGTTCACGTTCATCGTTTGCAACTGCGGGGGTTGTTTGTTGCCCCTGGGCGATCCACCCCTGTTCCTCGGATACTTGCAAGGCGTGCCGTTTTTGTGGACCCTCACGCTGTGGAAAGAGTGGCTCTTCATCAATGGGTGCCTCTTGGCCAT
This region includes:
- a CDS encoding APC family permease — its product is MSADPSSGPVMKKTLGLTGLTMNAMALIAPGAFLWLTLVEQSQYGAPTAGCAIWFGIFAAVLLCYATAISYAELSKLYPGAGSSYFFAEQAFLSKTHAYKFARLAKFVIGWASHLYYWVYPGLMVGVTGIFIGYIAGTLMPDTFSNAVGSPTLMIGFCVFFSAFVSYIAYRGVVGSTGVNIAVNVIQITALLIFSVIAIGYRLNHGEGSVGWTLDPDGYPINYNIANDKDGKPIKDDKTGHYQPDVVKDDKGNPVMDKDGKPQISYLTLNYAGQGFQQLPSDPNDPKSEKQDTFQFHESAVSVIAPHLSGEHGNPTFLVVQACIAILILVGFESVTSLGEEAKDAKRDIPRAVLLALFVQGVICYLFEYFAAGYFLNPAYPITTAAGSSAPLADMMLLAGTWFFGSASAAKTFMLVEAVTVFLALIGTTLSCMNTGARVTYAMGRDDEVPSHFGMLHGKNLTPHRAIWTLCFVSMFFGIITVLWYLCGPGATAGLDTALSDTQKASIWYPAFLVHSFAAAQNIPNSFLIVTLVSNFGTFMLYGLTCFIAIVAFREHHTFSGIKHMFIPLFGIFANLACMVCYLVGPFFIAGMSKLEPFIALGVAGVWGVYGVFYFVTSGKKKGKTSFVSSADAASRKVSPA
- a CDS encoding DUF4118 domain-containing protein, which produces MSTTNPDSPASSHTAALQKAPFSWKRYAATAAVIASCGLLGWLSYNVGLTTTNIAMIFLAAVAVVAARFGRGPAIAAAVLGVLVFDYFFVVPLFTFARSDTQYIVTLGVMLGIGILISELTARLQAQLRTSQQHERQMEELFLASQQQERRTAQLYRMTRQLSELAGTEYLIPRAGRQLIEAFAGEVVLSLSKADGELQIQFGAETALAGNAADISAAQWVAENRCTAGLGTDLLPNAMAIWIPLIGSQRLMGVMGVRPGDVRRLFDVEERRMLETCASLIALAIERDQSRLEVQQAQLRVQAEEFRNALLSSVSHDLRTPLAMIAVTAASLLDNSTDPNSAGSREMLQTMVDESHRLSRQVDNLLEMARLNSGTLVLNCEWQVLEELVGVVLARMRGELQKHTVQVNIARDFPLLWVAAELIEQVLVNLLENAARYTPPGTRIEITAHRQGDVAEICVADNGPGLSPGSETKIFNKFYRGSRIVADGQRGIGLGLPICQGIVHAHSGKIRTANRTAGGAEFIITLPCPPRSPQANLMVEESLA
- a CDS encoding response regulator, translating into MSASISSPPLVLLVEDEAPMRKFLRAFLSGAGYRIEEASAGEQALSVAAQNPPDVVILDLGLPDMDGQEVLRKLRDWLKSPIIVLSVRNQDAQKIMALDHGADDYLQKPFSTGELLARIRVALRHNAYVQNGNETPIFESGDLKVDLSARRVVLSGAEVHLTRMEYNLLTTLVRHAGKVLTHQFLLAEVWGPSQAENTQHLRVFMASLRRKIEADPAQPHYLLTEQGVGYRLASE
- a CDS encoding sodium:proton antiporter, with product MCYAVSVLVGWPQHATTLIVNEMHAAAASAAQPDAKINVAGTKAAAHDQQAELTPPPLYTVLPFVLMLAAIAILPLLRGAKHWWESNLHRFYVAGGLAALTVLYYALAHQYPIIGHFPAQHVAPFVPDESFHIGTVSNLLANAILNEYVPFMVLLTSLYTISGGIRIEGDLPAHPFTNTVFLAIGALLASFIGTTGAAMVLIRPLLETNRERKHVTHTVVLFTFIVCNCGGCLLPLGDPPLFLGYLQGVPFLWTLTLWKEWLFINGCLLAIYWAWDSYYFYPHEDARDIARDESRVHRFRFAGWQLNGLLLLGVILAVAFLDPSKALPGTDWHPWLYLREVVQLGLLTLSLLLGSAHTRKMNDFNFAAIIEVAVLFFGIFICMQPALQILNARGVELGLNNPYKFFWGTGTLSSFLDNAPTYLVFFQTANAMTTAPGHGILALQSGQFIREDLLAAISLGAVFMGSMTYIGNGPNFMVKSIAESWGVRMPSFFGYMVYSCAILLPLLVLLNVFFL